The following are encoded together in the Girardinichthys multiradiatus isolate DD_20200921_A chromosome X, DD_fGirMul_XY1, whole genome shotgun sequence genome:
- the LOC124863297 gene encoding G patch domain-containing protein 8-like isoform X2 — protein MQGRTDPVPIVLKYDVMGMGRMEMELDYAEDATEKRRVLEVEKEDTEELRQKYKDQVEKEKAIAKALEDLRANFYCELCDKQYTKHQEFDNHINSYDHAHKQRLKELKQREFARNVSSRSRKDGKKQERMLRRLHELAEQRKQDKQDRTPGSGPMFKTTTVVVDGEKEGDGDSMSLENPVLTEAILEGSPSEKTGQSSPKPSPTINFSLGKSTSLSPTPSSASKVSVSFSFAKKAPVKLETVAAVFADHGEEAMEEEEEEENQDGDKAVGQEETSGCITDSPRGAPEGDEGGEKDGAAGAEEEQQPDDGGSLASTLNKLKMMMKKDEGFCGPEYYHYVPPAHCRVKPNFQFLLFMKASEECQSKDDEDDEEVEEMQKDEESSDQTEPKGSECETEKEQGNDSSAADPEPPPSSPKVKMEVDPSSCALDTVSTVPSSPTQKIENTQNTADSNTGPKIPTGPFFPVLSKDETTTLQWPTELLEFTKAEPSLSYSCNPLYFDFKLSRNKGLRGGKAAKSPKPNEEADDKGQDVAASTSEVAAPVPETSTDKDTPAMKGDPSQPELDEQKPTTASSSAKKKRKKKKKHKKSGKHSKRKGKEKDGVEEAEENFEATQEKPKKKKKHKRKKSKNKAQDQEGAAGDDKEKVKPKSEDKAAGSSVQPTAGGGGGTTGAELGKRKRAAKEVPSKTGAEQGGSGKNNDKANSSEDHGGSKRQKTDSSGSQSASCSTSAQKSPGHGRPPSSESEEEGGSNTQHSRRHKSSPREQRRHHSEESRRSCSRSSRRGERRGSSRRRHRGQTSRSRSYSSSSGQSSARSSAYSHRSRSYSDSYSDYSTEGRRRRHSKRSSDSEYERRGSRGRRRSRRHQYSSSSSDDSRSRSRSYSRRKRHRRHHRSSSRSSSSWSRSSSTRSWRRSYSRSRSSASRSSSSNKGSPLRRSARGRADSDTHRRDFNRSRIYRSQSPRTSSRSLNRNTHASTSQTLRPVGSRDAGEHKNMLTARQLLERVQSKRGSEDSASATKSGIKIKDPPLGYFGPKLPPTLGSKAMLPLFGKLQAGKKPVIPLTRPNEGEKSGTGKGSEADGEVILVEPIREFPPPPPPPAPPVQKVEEVPQNTVMQEETQEQPTLEEQVHQEPQPLFEQDPSMMMPQYQADPGQDPSQNPMIESIMPEMQPQVHGYPAYPPPNLEEDGIEAEEDGLAPLESQPITFTPEEMEKYSKLQQAAQQHIQQQLLAKQVKAFPSAAAAAAAAAAAANLAPAPPPPAMQQIHIQQPTVSVASGTSITTVQHAILQHHAATAAAMGIHPAHAHHPHHAHAQLAQVHHIPQHHFTPISLSPLGHALGHSLGHSLGHAGLIPAHPTAFLSGQPIHIIPASALHHTPLALHHIPHTALYPTLFAPRPSQAAAAAAALQLHPLLHPIFSGQDLQHPPNHGS, from the exons ATGCAGG GACGCACCGACCCTGTGCCCATTGTTCTTAAATATGATGTCATGGGAATGGGCCGAATGGAGATGGAG CTGGACTATGCAGAGGATGCCACGGAGAAGCGGAGAGTGCTTGAAGTGGAAAAAGAGGATACAGAAGAGCTGCGGCAAAAATACAAG GACCAGGTGGAAAAGGAGAAGGCTATCGCAAAAGCTCTGGAAGACCTGAGAGCGAATTTCTACTGCGAACTTTGTGACAAGCAGTACACAAAACACCAGGAATTTGACAACCACATTAACTCCTATGACCACGCGCACAAACAG AGGTTAAAGGAGCTGAAGCAGAGAGAGTTTGCTCGAAATGTGTCCTCCCGTTCTCGGAAAGATGGAAAGAAGCAGGAGAGGATGCTGCGTCGACTTCATGAGCTGGCTGAGCAGAGGAAACAGGACAAACAGGACCG tacACCTGGAAGTGGCCCCATGTTCAAAACGACAACAGTTGTTGTTGATGGCGAGAAAGAAGGAGATGGTGACAGCATGTCACTGGAGAACCCCGTTTTGACAGAGGCCATCCTTGAGGGATCACCGTCGGAGAAAACTGGCCAATCCTCCCCGAAGCCCAGCCCAACTATTAATTTTTCCCTGGGGAAGAGCACATCCTTATCCCCAACCCCCAGTAGTGCATCAAAAGTCAGTGTATCATTCTCTTTTGCCAAGAAAGCTCCCGTAAAGCTGGAGACGGTGGCTGCTGTGTTTGCTGATCATGGCGAGGAGGctatggaggaggaggaggaggaggagaatcaGGATGGGGATAAGGCTGTAGGACAAGAGGAGACATCCGGCTGCATCACAGACAGTCCCAGGGGAGCTCCTGAAGGAGATGAAGGAGGAGAGAAAGATGGTGCAGCTGGGGCGGAAGAGGAGCAGCAGCCTGATGACGGTGGCTCCCTGGCCTCAACTTTAAACAAACtcaagatgatgatgaaaaaGGATGAAGGATTTTGTGGACCGGAGTACTACCACTATGTACCTCCAGCTCATTGTCGGgtgaagcctaacttccagttTTTGTTGTTCATGAAGGCTTCTGAGGAGTGTCAGAGCaaagatgatgaagatgacgaggaaGTAGAGGAAATGCAAAAGGATGAAGAAAGTTCTGATCAGACAGAGCCCAAAGGAAGCGAGtgtgaaactgaaaaagaaCAAGGTAATGATTCATCAGCAGCTGACCCAGAGCCACCGCCTTCATCACCTAAAGTGAAGATGGAGGTAGATCCCTCTTCTTGTGCACTGGACACAGTTTCCACCGTCCCCAGTTCTCCTACTCAGAAAATAGAgaacacacaaaatacagcCGATTCAAACACCGGTCCAAAAATCCCAACGGGTCCCTTCTTCCCTGTTCTGAGCAAAGATGAGACCACCACTTTGCAGTGGCCTACAGAGCTCCTTGAATTTACAAAAGCTGAGCCTTCGCTGTCTTACAGCTGTAATCCTCTCTACTTCGACTTTAAGCTTTCAAGAAATAAAGGATTGCGTGGTGGGAAAGCAGCAAAGTCCCCGAAGCCCAACGAAGAGGCTGATGACAAAGGTCAAGATGTAGCTGCTTCGACGTCTGAAGTTGCTGCACCTGTACCTGAAACATCCACTGATAAAGACACGCCTGCAATGAAGGGAGATCCCAGCCAGCCAGAACTTGATGAGCAAAAACCCACGACTGCCAGCAGTAGTgcgaaaaagaagagaaaaaaaaagaagaagcataagaaatctggaaaacattcaaaacgcaaaggaaaagaaaaagatggaGTTGAAGAGGCAGAGGAGAATTTTGAGGCAACCCAAGAGAAAcctaaaaagaagaagaaacacaaacggaaaaagagcaaaaataaagctcaAGATCAAGAAGGGGCAGCTGGTGATGACAAAGAAAAAGTTAAGCCAAAGTCGGAAGATAAAgctgctggttcctctgttcagcccacagctggaggaggaggaggaaccaCAGGAGCTGAGCTGGGAAAAAGGAAACGTGCTGCAAAGGAAGTGCCTTCTAAGACTGGAGCAGAACAAGGCGGAAGTGGAAAAAATAATGACAAGGCCAACTCCTCAGAAGATCACGGTGGctctaaaagacaaaaaactgaCTCTAGTGGATCGCAAAGTGCATCCTGCTCCACCTCTGCCCAAAAAAGTCCGGGTCATGGTAGACCACCCAGCAGTGAGAGTGAGGAAGAAGGTGGCTCCAACACCCAACACTCGCGTCGTCACAAGTCCAGCCCACGGGAGCAGCGTCGCCACCACAGCGAAGAATCCAGGCGGTCGTGCAGCCGCTCATCGAGGCGGGGGGAAAGACGTGGCAGCAGCCGGCGGCGCCATCGTGGCCAAACCTCTCGCAGTCGCTCTTACTCTAGCAGCTCTGGGCAATCCTCAGCAAGAAGCAGTGCCTACAGTCACCGTAGCCGCAGTTACTCAGACAGTTACAGCGACTACAGCACAGAAGGCCGCAGACGGAGGCACTCCAAACGTTCGTCAGACTCCGAGTACGAGCGAAGAGGCAGTCGAGGTCGTAGACGATCCAGGAGACATCAgtactcctcttcctcctcagatGATTCCCGCTCACGTTCACGCAGCTATAGCAGAAGGAAGCGGCACCGGCGACACCATCGCAGCAGCTCGAGAAGTTCCAGCAGCTGGAGCCGCAGCTCTAGCACAAGATCATGGAGGCGTAGCTACAGCCGTAGCCGAAGCTCAGCGAGTCGGTCCTCCAGTTCCAACAAAGGCTCCCCTCTCAGACGAAGCGCCAGGGGTCGAGCAGACAGTGACACACATCGGAGAGATTTCAACCGCTCCCGGATCTATCGCTCCCAGTCTCCTCGCACATCATCGCGAAGCCTTAACCGTAACACCCATGCATCCACTTCTCAGACTTTACGGCCAGTCGGGTCTCGTGATGCAGGGGAACACAAAAATATGCTCACGGCGCGGCAGCTGCTTGAGAGGGTTCAGTCCAAGAGAGGTTCTGAGGATTCTGCCTCAGCAACAAAATCTGGGATTAAGATTAAGGACCCACCACTGGGTTACTTTGGTCCTAAATTACCACCAACCCTGGGAAGCAAAGCCATGTTGCCCCTTTTTGGTAAGCTGCAGGCAGGAAAGAAACCAGTGATTCCCCTAACAAGACCCAATGAAGGAGAGAAATCAGGAACGGGAAAGGGTTCTGAAGCAGATGGAGAGGTCATCCTTGTAGAACCTATAAGAGAGttccctcctcctccaccacctccagcCCCACCAGTGCAGAAGGTTGAGGAGGTCCCACAGAACACAGTGATGCAAGAAGAGACACAAGAACAGCCAACCTTAGAAGAGCAAGTACACCAAGAACCCCAGCCACTGTTTGAACAAGATCCATCCATGATGATGCCTCAGTATCAAGCAGATCCAGGTCAAGACCCCTCACAGAACCCCATGATTGAGTCCATCATGCCTGAAATGCAACCTCAAGTACATGGCTACCCTGCTTACCCTCCGCCCAATCTGGAGGAGGACGGCATCGAGGCTGAGGAGGATGGACTGGCCCCTTTGGAGAGTCAGCCCATCACATTCACACCAGAGGAGATGGAGAAATACAGCAAGCTGCAACAGGCTGCACAACAACATATTCAGCAGCAGCTTTTGGCCAAGCAGGTTAAGGCTTTTCCCTCAGCTGCAGCCGCTGCGGccgcagcagctgcagctgctaACTTAGCcccagctcctcctcctccagccaTGCAACAGATCCACATTCAGCAGCCGACTGTCTCTGTAGCCTCCGGCACATCCATCACCACTGTCCAACACGCCATCCTGCAGCACCATGCAGCTACCGCTGCTGCAATGGGCATCCACCCTGCACACGCCCACCATCCTCACCATGCACATGCCCAGCTGGCTCAGGTGCATCACATTCCCCAGCACCACTTTACTCCTATCTCCTTGTCCCCTTTAGGCCACGCTCTCGGTCATTCTTTGGGACACTCTCTGGGGCATGCAGGGCTAATTCCTGCCCACCCAACAGCCTTCCTGTCTGGTCAACCTATTCATATTATCCCAGCTTCTGCGCTTCACCACACACCATTGGCGCTCCACCACATCCCACACACAGCCCTCTATCCAACACTATTTGCACCTCGGCCCTCAcaggctgcagcagcagcagcagctctccaGCTCCACCCACTTCTGCACCCGATTTTCTCAGGACAGGATCTCCAACACCCACCTAACCACGGCTCTTGA
- the LOC124863297 gene encoding G patch domain-containing protein 8-like isoform X1, producing MADRFSRFNEERDFQGGNHFDQYEEGQLELEQASLDKPIESDNIGHRLLQKHGWKLGQGLGKTMQGRTDPVPIVLKYDVMGMGRMEMELDYAEDATEKRRVLEVEKEDTEELRQKYKDQVEKEKAIAKALEDLRANFYCELCDKQYTKHQEFDNHINSYDHAHKQRLKELKQREFARNVSSRSRKDGKKQERMLRRLHELAEQRKQDKQDRTPGSGPMFKTTTVVVDGEKEGDGDSMSLENPVLTEAILEGSPSEKTGQSSPKPSPTINFSLGKSTSLSPTPSSASKVSVSFSFAKKAPVKLETVAAVFADHGEEAMEEEEEEENQDGDKAVGQEETSGCITDSPRGAPEGDEGGEKDGAAGAEEEQQPDDGGSLASTLNKLKMMMKKDEGFCGPEYYHYVPPAHCRVKPNFQFLLFMKASEECQSKDDEDDEEVEEMQKDEESSDQTEPKGSECETEKEQGNDSSAADPEPPPSSPKVKMEVDPSSCALDTVSTVPSSPTQKIENTQNTADSNTGPKIPTGPFFPVLSKDETTTLQWPTELLEFTKAEPSLSYSCNPLYFDFKLSRNKGLRGGKAAKSPKPNEEADDKGQDVAASTSEVAAPVPETSTDKDTPAMKGDPSQPELDEQKPTTASSSAKKKRKKKKKHKKSGKHSKRKGKEKDGVEEAEENFEATQEKPKKKKKHKRKKSKNKAQDQEGAAGDDKEKVKPKSEDKAAGSSVQPTAGGGGGTTGAELGKRKRAAKEVPSKTGAEQGGSGKNNDKANSSEDHGGSKRQKTDSSGSQSASCSTSAQKSPGHGRPPSSESEEEGGSNTQHSRRHKSSPREQRRHHSEESRRSCSRSSRRGERRGSSRRRHRGQTSRSRSYSSSSGQSSARSSAYSHRSRSYSDSYSDYSTEGRRRRHSKRSSDSEYERRGSRGRRRSRRHQYSSSSSDDSRSRSRSYSRRKRHRRHHRSSSRSSSSWSRSSSTRSWRRSYSRSRSSASRSSSSNKGSPLRRSARGRADSDTHRRDFNRSRIYRSQSPRTSSRSLNRNTHASTSQTLRPVGSRDAGEHKNMLTARQLLERVQSKRGSEDSASATKSGIKIKDPPLGYFGPKLPPTLGSKAMLPLFGKLQAGKKPVIPLTRPNEGEKSGTGKGSEADGEVILVEPIREFPPPPPPPAPPVQKVEEVPQNTVMQEETQEQPTLEEQVHQEPQPLFEQDPSMMMPQYQADPGQDPSQNPMIESIMPEMQPQVHGYPAYPPPNLEEDGIEAEEDGLAPLESQPITFTPEEMEKYSKLQQAAQQHIQQQLLAKQVKAFPSAAAAAAAAAAAANLAPAPPPPAMQQIHIQQPTVSVASGTSITTVQHAILQHHAATAAAMGIHPAHAHHPHHAHAQLAQVHHIPQHHFTPISLSPLGHALGHSLGHSLGHAGLIPAHPTAFLSGQPIHIIPASALHHTPLALHHIPHTALYPTLFAPRPSQAAAAAAALQLHPLLHPIFSGQDLQHPPNHGS from the exons GGTGGGAATCACTTCGACCAGTATGAAGAAGGCCAGTTGGAGCTGGAACAGGCGTCCCTGGACAAGCCTATCGAATCG GATAACATCGGGCACCGGCTGCTTCAGAAACATGGATGGAAGTTGGGGCAAGGACTTGGCAAGACCATGCAGG GACGCACCGACCCTGTGCCCATTGTTCTTAAATATGATGTCATGGGAATGGGCCGAATGGAGATGGAG CTGGACTATGCAGAGGATGCCACGGAGAAGCGGAGAGTGCTTGAAGTGGAAAAAGAGGATACAGAAGAGCTGCGGCAAAAATACAAG GACCAGGTGGAAAAGGAGAAGGCTATCGCAAAAGCTCTGGAAGACCTGAGAGCGAATTTCTACTGCGAACTTTGTGACAAGCAGTACACAAAACACCAGGAATTTGACAACCACATTAACTCCTATGACCACGCGCACAAACAG AGGTTAAAGGAGCTGAAGCAGAGAGAGTTTGCTCGAAATGTGTCCTCCCGTTCTCGGAAAGATGGAAAGAAGCAGGAGAGGATGCTGCGTCGACTTCATGAGCTGGCTGAGCAGAGGAAACAGGACAAACAGGACCG tacACCTGGAAGTGGCCCCATGTTCAAAACGACAACAGTTGTTGTTGATGGCGAGAAAGAAGGAGATGGTGACAGCATGTCACTGGAGAACCCCGTTTTGACAGAGGCCATCCTTGAGGGATCACCGTCGGAGAAAACTGGCCAATCCTCCCCGAAGCCCAGCCCAACTATTAATTTTTCCCTGGGGAAGAGCACATCCTTATCCCCAACCCCCAGTAGTGCATCAAAAGTCAGTGTATCATTCTCTTTTGCCAAGAAAGCTCCCGTAAAGCTGGAGACGGTGGCTGCTGTGTTTGCTGATCATGGCGAGGAGGctatggaggaggaggaggaggaggagaatcaGGATGGGGATAAGGCTGTAGGACAAGAGGAGACATCCGGCTGCATCACAGACAGTCCCAGGGGAGCTCCTGAAGGAGATGAAGGAGGAGAGAAAGATGGTGCAGCTGGGGCGGAAGAGGAGCAGCAGCCTGATGACGGTGGCTCCCTGGCCTCAACTTTAAACAAACtcaagatgatgatgaaaaaGGATGAAGGATTTTGTGGACCGGAGTACTACCACTATGTACCTCCAGCTCATTGTCGGgtgaagcctaacttccagttTTTGTTGTTCATGAAGGCTTCTGAGGAGTGTCAGAGCaaagatgatgaagatgacgaggaaGTAGAGGAAATGCAAAAGGATGAAGAAAGTTCTGATCAGACAGAGCCCAAAGGAAGCGAGtgtgaaactgaaaaagaaCAAGGTAATGATTCATCAGCAGCTGACCCAGAGCCACCGCCTTCATCACCTAAAGTGAAGATGGAGGTAGATCCCTCTTCTTGTGCACTGGACACAGTTTCCACCGTCCCCAGTTCTCCTACTCAGAAAATAGAgaacacacaaaatacagcCGATTCAAACACCGGTCCAAAAATCCCAACGGGTCCCTTCTTCCCTGTTCTGAGCAAAGATGAGACCACCACTTTGCAGTGGCCTACAGAGCTCCTTGAATTTACAAAAGCTGAGCCTTCGCTGTCTTACAGCTGTAATCCTCTCTACTTCGACTTTAAGCTTTCAAGAAATAAAGGATTGCGTGGTGGGAAAGCAGCAAAGTCCCCGAAGCCCAACGAAGAGGCTGATGACAAAGGTCAAGATGTAGCTGCTTCGACGTCTGAAGTTGCTGCACCTGTACCTGAAACATCCACTGATAAAGACACGCCTGCAATGAAGGGAGATCCCAGCCAGCCAGAACTTGATGAGCAAAAACCCACGACTGCCAGCAGTAGTgcgaaaaagaagagaaaaaaaaagaagaagcataagaaatctggaaaacattcaaaacgcaaaggaaaagaaaaagatggaGTTGAAGAGGCAGAGGAGAATTTTGAGGCAACCCAAGAGAAAcctaaaaagaagaagaaacacaaacggaaaaagagcaaaaataaagctcaAGATCAAGAAGGGGCAGCTGGTGATGACAAAGAAAAAGTTAAGCCAAAGTCGGAAGATAAAgctgctggttcctctgttcagcccacagctggaggaggaggaggaaccaCAGGAGCTGAGCTGGGAAAAAGGAAACGTGCTGCAAAGGAAGTGCCTTCTAAGACTGGAGCAGAACAAGGCGGAAGTGGAAAAAATAATGACAAGGCCAACTCCTCAGAAGATCACGGTGGctctaaaagacaaaaaactgaCTCTAGTGGATCGCAAAGTGCATCCTGCTCCACCTCTGCCCAAAAAAGTCCGGGTCATGGTAGACCACCCAGCAGTGAGAGTGAGGAAGAAGGTGGCTCCAACACCCAACACTCGCGTCGTCACAAGTCCAGCCCACGGGAGCAGCGTCGCCACCACAGCGAAGAATCCAGGCGGTCGTGCAGCCGCTCATCGAGGCGGGGGGAAAGACGTGGCAGCAGCCGGCGGCGCCATCGTGGCCAAACCTCTCGCAGTCGCTCTTACTCTAGCAGCTCTGGGCAATCCTCAGCAAGAAGCAGTGCCTACAGTCACCGTAGCCGCAGTTACTCAGACAGTTACAGCGACTACAGCACAGAAGGCCGCAGACGGAGGCACTCCAAACGTTCGTCAGACTCCGAGTACGAGCGAAGAGGCAGTCGAGGTCGTAGACGATCCAGGAGACATCAgtactcctcttcctcctcagatGATTCCCGCTCACGTTCACGCAGCTATAGCAGAAGGAAGCGGCACCGGCGACACCATCGCAGCAGCTCGAGAAGTTCCAGCAGCTGGAGCCGCAGCTCTAGCACAAGATCATGGAGGCGTAGCTACAGCCGTAGCCGAAGCTCAGCGAGTCGGTCCTCCAGTTCCAACAAAGGCTCCCCTCTCAGACGAAGCGCCAGGGGTCGAGCAGACAGTGACACACATCGGAGAGATTTCAACCGCTCCCGGATCTATCGCTCCCAGTCTCCTCGCACATCATCGCGAAGCCTTAACCGTAACACCCATGCATCCACTTCTCAGACTTTACGGCCAGTCGGGTCTCGTGATGCAGGGGAACACAAAAATATGCTCACGGCGCGGCAGCTGCTTGAGAGGGTTCAGTCCAAGAGAGGTTCTGAGGATTCTGCCTCAGCAACAAAATCTGGGATTAAGATTAAGGACCCACCACTGGGTTACTTTGGTCCTAAATTACCACCAACCCTGGGAAGCAAAGCCATGTTGCCCCTTTTTGGTAAGCTGCAGGCAGGAAAGAAACCAGTGATTCCCCTAACAAGACCCAATGAAGGAGAGAAATCAGGAACGGGAAAGGGTTCTGAAGCAGATGGAGAGGTCATCCTTGTAGAACCTATAAGAGAGttccctcctcctccaccacctccagcCCCACCAGTGCAGAAGGTTGAGGAGGTCCCACAGAACACAGTGATGCAAGAAGAGACACAAGAACAGCCAACCTTAGAAGAGCAAGTACACCAAGAACCCCAGCCACTGTTTGAACAAGATCCATCCATGATGATGCCTCAGTATCAAGCAGATCCAGGTCAAGACCCCTCACAGAACCCCATGATTGAGTCCATCATGCCTGAAATGCAACCTCAAGTACATGGCTACCCTGCTTACCCTCCGCCCAATCTGGAGGAGGACGGCATCGAGGCTGAGGAGGATGGACTGGCCCCTTTGGAGAGTCAGCCCATCACATTCACACCAGAGGAGATGGAGAAATACAGCAAGCTGCAACAGGCTGCACAACAACATATTCAGCAGCAGCTTTTGGCCAAGCAGGTTAAGGCTTTTCCCTCAGCTGCAGCCGCTGCGGccgcagcagctgcagctgctaACTTAGCcccagctcctcctcctccagccaTGCAACAGATCCACATTCAGCAGCCGACTGTCTCTGTAGCCTCCGGCACATCCATCACCACTGTCCAACACGCCATCCTGCAGCACCATGCAGCTACCGCTGCTGCAATGGGCATCCACCCTGCACACGCCCACCATCCTCACCATGCACATGCCCAGCTGGCTCAGGTGCATCACATTCCCCAGCACCACTTTACTCCTATCTCCTTGTCCCCTTTAGGCCACGCTCTCGGTCATTCTTTGGGACACTCTCTGGGGCATGCAGGGCTAATTCCTGCCCACCCAACAGCCTTCCTGTCTGGTCAACCTATTCATATTATCCCAGCTTCTGCGCTTCACCACACACCATTGGCGCTCCACCACATCCCACACACAGCCCTCTATCCAACACTATTTGCACCTCGGCCCTCAcaggctgcagcagcagcagcagctctccaGCTCCACCCACTTCTGCACCCGATTTTCTCAGGACAGGATCTCCAACACCCACCTAACCACGGCTCTTGA